The genomic window CGAACACTGCACCACCGAAGTCCTGAAAGCTCTCGTGCAGGCGCCCGACACCGGACGGGCCGGAGCCGAGGTGCTGCGTGCGATCTCCGCCGAGCTGGGCTGGCCGTACCTTCGACTGTGGCTGGTCGACGGGGTCACCGACCGGCTGCGCCCGGCCGCCACCCACCTGGCGCCCGGCTCTCCCCCACTGCGGCTGCCGCCCACCCTGAAACGCGGTGAGGGACTGGCCGGATCGTGCTGGGAGTCCGGCGAGCCGGTGTGGGTGCCGAACCTGCGGGCGCCGGACGTGCCGGTGATGGCCGAGGCCGAGCACTACCGGGCCGCGGTGGCCGTGCCGGTACTCAGCGCCGAGAAGGTGATCGGGGTGCTCGCCTTCTTCACCCTGGAACCGGAGGACCCCGACCCGGCGCTGACCGTGCTGCTCAGCGGCATCGCCGGGCACATCGGCTCATACCTGGAACGCCGCCGCTCCGAAGAACTGGCCGACCAGCTCGCGGCGAGTGTCGGCGAGTACATCGCGCTGGTCGGCCACGAGCTGCGCACCCCGCTGACGTCGATCGGCACCTACACCGATTTGATCAACGAGGAGCCGGACGGCACCACCGTCGGCGAGATCCGCGACCTGCTCGGGGTGATCGAGCGCAACAACGCCCGGCTGCGCTCACTGGTGGAACGGCTGCTCGACCTGGCCGCCCTGGAGGCCGGGCACGCCCAGCTCACCCTCGGTGACGTGGACCTGGCCGCAGTGGTGACCGCGGCGCTGGCCGGTACCCAGGTGCACGTGGAGGTCCCGGATCGGCTGCCGATCCCCGGCGATCGGGCCCGGCTGCGGCAGGTGGTGGAGAACCTGGTCGGCAACGCGGTCAAATACAGCCCCGACGGTACGGCGGTGCACGTCACGCTCACCGCCGACGACGACGCGGCGGTGCTCTGCGTGACCGACAACGGGATCGGGATCCCGGCCGGGGAGCAGAACCAGCTCTTCGCCCGCCTCTACCGGGCCTCGAACGCCCGGCACAGCGGCATTCCCGGCGCCGGGCTGGGCCTGGCCCTGAGCCGGGCCATCGTCGAACTGCACCGCGGCACCATCACCCTCAGTGAGAACGACGGCGGCGGCACGGTCGCCACCGTCCGGCTGCCCCGGCGATCCGGGACTTCCGACCCTGCCCGCCCGGCACACCGCAACGCGACCCTGGGAGGGAACCACTAGGAGGGGTCATGCCGACAGGCAACAAAGACGCGTGGCACGGTTTCACCGGCTCGACGTGGCGCACCGGGATCGACGTGGCCGCGTTCATCCACGACAACGTCACGCCGTACGACGGTGACGCCGCCTTCCTCACCGGGGCCACCGAGCGCACCACACACCTCTGGGACACGCTGTCCCCGATGTTCGCCGAGGAGCGCGCCAACGGCATCTACGACGTGGACGCCGAGACACCGTCGACGATCACCGCGCACGCCCCCGGTTACCTCGACCGGGACCACGAACTGATCGTCGGCCTGCAGACCGACGCGCCACTGCGCCGGGCGATCATGCCGTTCGGTGGACTGCGGATGGTCGAGAACGGGCTCCAGGCGTACGGCCGGGAACTGGGCCCTGAGATCCGGAAGATCTTCACCGCGTATCGCAAGACCCACAACGCCGGGGTGTTCGACGCCT from Actinoplanes derwentensis includes these protein-coding regions:
- a CDS encoding hybrid sensor histidine kinase/response regulator, giving the protein MASVLVVEDNPEHQAVIAEVVRRLGHRATLASDGRDGLAAALASRPDLVVADVDMPHLDGIRMCRALRENPGTADVPVVLITAYLPPGDTTLAEAQALAVIPKPFSVKELTETLRACIEVPAGARHDPAFTEALLRSLDAGVVACDMEGRLVVVNQAVRDLFGDESLGVPARDWAERFGLRRPDGSTLPPEEVALYRSLAGEEIHHDEVLAHDQQGRRRWFAINARPVRDDSGKILGAVAAVHDVTPEHQQRQYEHCTTEVLKALVQAPDTGRAGAEVLRAISAELGWPYLRLWLVDGVTDRLRPAATHLAPGSPPLRLPPTLKRGEGLAGSCWESGEPVWVPNLRAPDVPVMAEAEHYRAAVAVPVLSAEKVIGVLAFFTLEPEDPDPALTVLLSGIAGHIGSYLERRRSEELADQLAASVGEYIALVGHELRTPLTSIGTYTDLINEEPDGTTVGEIRDLLGVIERNNARLRSLVERLLDLAALEAGHAQLTLGDVDLAAVVTAALAGTQVHVEVPDRLPIPGDRARLRQVVENLVGNAVKYSPDGTAVHVTLTADDDAAVLCVTDNGIGIPAGEQNQLFARLYRASNARHSGIPGAGLGLALSRAIVELHRGTITLSENDGGGTVATVRLPRRSGTSDPARPAHRNATLGGNH